ATGACGCGGCGGCCGACCAGTTACTGAATCGACTCGGTATCAGACGAGATCAACCGATCATGATTATCCAGCCTGGCGCTCGTTATTGGTTCAAGGCCTGGCCTGCTGAACGATTTGCCGAACTGGCAGATCGTTTGGCGAGCGACTACGGATTTCAGGTCCTCATCGGTGGCAGCAGGGACGAAGAGGCGCTCGCGCAACGAATTCAGGCAACCGCGCGAACCCGCCCAGTCAGTATCGCTGGACTGACGACGCTCAAGCAGTTTGCCTCGATTGCGAAACGTGCGGCGCTGTTTGTTGGCAACGATAGCGGGGCTATGCATATGGCCGCGGCAGTGGGCGCGCCGATGGTGGCGTTATTCGGTCCTTCGAATCCCGATGAATGGGGGCCGCGTGGCGACAGGATGACGGTGTTGTATAAAGGGCTCGACTGCCGGGCCTGTTTTCATCCGACCTGTGAGCGTGGCGAGTTGAACTGCATGAAGCAGCTATCAGTGCAGGAGGTCTATGCTGCAACAGTCCAACTGTTGGGGGCCGGTAATCCACCAACCGCGCA
This genomic window from Nitrospirota bacterium contains:
- the rfaQ gene encoding putative lipopolysaccharide heptosyltransferase III, whose translation is MMRNILVIKLRYIGDVLLATPTLRAIKEARPAVRVTMMVNRGTEGVLSGNPDIDEILVLDKGSLAAQWRLIVELRRWRFDTVIDLTDGDRSAFLSWVSGASVRIGFNDEHRRRGICYSAVVPPQPGMRHRINRDLAALKPLGIHASETPPRLWLTGEDDAAADQLLNRLGIRRDQPIMIIQPGARYWFKAWPAERFAELADRLASDYGFQVLIGGSRDEEALAQRIQATARTRPVSIAGLTTLKQFASIAKRAALFVGNDSGAMHMAAAVGAPMVALFGPSNPDEWGPRGDRMTVLYKGLDCRACFHPTCERGELNCMKQLSVQEVYAATVQLLGAGNPPTAHVG